In one window of Zhongshania aliphaticivorans DNA:
- a CDS encoding alpha-ketoglutarate-dependent dioxygenase AlkB family protein, with protein sequence MLWDTQHIPLVGGGLDYYPRYIANPAKLYQRLHDEVSWQQPKVTVFGRQHVTPRLLSFVGDSGLSYQYSGVSHCSEPWPECVKVVRDQLLLDTGFDFNCALLNYYRDGHDCMGYHSDNEPELGPAPCIASISVGAERDFCMKPNRPPRNTVKLRLESGSLLLMLPPTQQHWQHALPKRKGISQGRINLTFRTLI encoded by the coding sequence ATGCTTTGGGATACTCAGCATATTCCTTTGGTAGGGGGAGGCTTAGATTATTACCCACGATATATTGCCAATCCTGCAAAATTGTACCAAAGGCTTCACGATGAAGTCTCATGGCAACAACCAAAAGTGACCGTCTTTGGTCGCCAGCATGTCACTCCGCGCTTATTAAGTTTTGTCGGCGATTCTGGCTTGAGTTATCAGTATAGCGGTGTGAGTCATTGTTCTGAGCCTTGGCCAGAGTGCGTCAAGGTAGTTAGAGACCAATTACTCCTGGATACGGGTTTTGATTTTAACTGCGCACTGTTGAATTACTACCGAGACGGCCATGATTGCATGGGGTATCACAGCGATAATGAACCAGAACTAGGTCCCGCACCCTGTATTGCCTCAATTAGTGTCGGTGCTGAGCGTGATTTTTGCATGAAGCCAAATAGGCCGCCACGCAACACCGTTAAATTACGTTTAGAGTCTGGTTCATTGCTGCTTATGTTGCCACCAACACAGCAGCATTGGCAGCATGCTTTACCAAAACGTAAAGGCATTTCTCAGGGACGGATCAATCTTACGTTTAGAACCCTGATATGA
- the uvrY gene encoding UvrY/SirA/GacA family response regulator transcription factor: MITVLVADDHAMVRTGIVRMLDDADGISVIAQAASGEEVISSCRVLRPSIVLMDVRMPGIGGLEATRKLKQISPETRIIALSAYDQEPMPSLLLKAGASAYVTKGASEDEMILAVRQVARGQRYLSPCVAQTMALKQFNGDGGSPFETLSEREMQISLMIANCHKVQDIADNLHISAKTVNSYRYRVFEKLDINGDVELTLLAMRHGLIESPEA, encoded by the coding sequence ATGATCACAGTGTTAGTGGCCGATGATCACGCCATGGTGCGAACCGGAATAGTTCGTATGTTGGACGACGCAGACGGTATTTCTGTTATCGCTCAAGCAGCCAGCGGAGAAGAAGTTATCAGCAGTTGCCGTGTGCTGCGGCCTAGTATTGTCCTAATGGATGTACGGATGCCGGGTATTGGCGGACTGGAAGCGACGCGTAAATTAAAGCAAATATCCCCTGAGACTCGCATCATTGCGTTAAGTGCTTACGACCAAGAGCCCATGCCTAGCCTTTTGCTGAAGGCCGGCGCCTCTGCCTACGTTACCAAGGGTGCATCAGAAGACGAAATGATCTTGGCTGTGCGGCAGGTGGCAAGAGGGCAGCGCTATCTTAGCCCCTGTGTTGCTCAGACAATGGCCTTAAAACAGTTCAATGGTGACGGTGGCTCACCCTTTGAAACCTTATCAGAACGTGAAATGCAGATCAGCTTGATGATTGCCAATTGCCATAAAGTGCAAGATATTGCCGACAATCTGCATATTTCTGCCAAAACAGTGAATAGCTATCGTTACAGAGTTTTTGAGAAACTTGATATTAACGGTGATGTTGAGCTTACCTTGCTGGCAATGCGTCATGGCTTAATTGAATCGCCAGAAGCGTAA
- the uvrC gene encoding excinuclease ABC subunit UvrC, with amino-acid sequence MTSENKSGKSAAVDSALTTFDSKTFLKNVTEKAGVYVMLNTAAEVLYVGKAKNLRNRLSSYFRASGLTNKTIALVSRIQQIEVTVTATEREALLLEQNLIKQYKPPYNILLRDDKSYPYIYLSTDHKHPRLSIHRGSKKGKGMYFGPYPSASAVRESLSWLQKVFRVRQCEDSYYRGRSRPCLQYQIGRCSGPCVNAVSDQEYALDVEYTKLFLQGKSDDVSRQLADEMERCANALEFEQAAEIRDRIGHLQQVQASQCIEGETGDIDIVAGAMDAAVVCVQLLCVRGGRVLGSRSYFPKSQLEESLVSQIEAFVAQHYLIGTGAVDMPREIITNIPLDEASLLAAGLSEQAGRQVSISHNVRSHRAKWLSLAITAAEQNLANRLASSASSLKRFKALQDALGLENKPERMECFDISHSSGEATVASCVVFDGNGPLKSDYRKMNIDGIAAGDDYAAMHQALSRRYKRVKAGDIVMPDILFIDGGKGQLTQAKQVMDELGIDGLLMVGVAKGSDRRAGLEVLIRGDTGQEISLPDNSPALHLVQHIRDESHRFAITGHKARRDKARRQSTLESIPGVGAKRRRELLRHFGGLQGVRQASVEDLRRVSGISEKIAQQIHEGLRSA; translated from the coding sequence ATGACAAGTGAAAATAAAAGCGGTAAAAGTGCAGCAGTAGACTCAGCCCTGACCACATTTGACTCCAAAACCTTTCTGAAAAACGTCACCGAAAAAGCCGGCGTTTACGTTATGCTCAACACTGCGGCAGAAGTGCTTTATGTTGGCAAAGCTAAAAACCTTCGCAATCGCCTGAGTAGTTATTTTAGAGCCAGTGGTTTAACGAATAAAACCATTGCGCTGGTGTCTCGTATCCAGCAAATAGAAGTCACCGTAACTGCGACTGAGCGAGAAGCTCTGCTGCTAGAACAAAACCTCATTAAACAATATAAACCGCCCTATAATATTTTGCTTCGGGATGATAAATCCTATCCCTATATCTACTTGAGTACCGATCACAAACATCCGCGTCTTAGCATTCATCGAGGTAGTAAAAAGGGCAAGGGCATGTATTTTGGCCCTTATCCAAGTGCCTCAGCAGTCCGTGAAAGTTTAAGTTGGTTGCAGAAGGTATTTCGGGTTAGGCAGTGCGAGGATAGCTATTATCGTGGCCGTAGCCGACCCTGCCTACAATACCAAATAGGCCGCTGTTCTGGACCTTGTGTTAATGCAGTTAGTGATCAAGAATATGCTTTAGATGTCGAATATACTAAATTGTTTTTGCAGGGAAAAAGTGATGATGTAAGTCGTCAGCTTGCCGACGAAATGGAGCGCTGCGCCAATGCCTTAGAATTTGAACAAGCTGCGGAAATCAGGGATCGAATTGGCCATTTACAACAGGTGCAAGCCAGCCAGTGTATAGAGGGTGAAACTGGCGACATTGATATCGTAGCTGGTGCTATGGATGCCGCCGTAGTCTGTGTTCAATTACTTTGTGTGCGGGGAGGAAGGGTGCTTGGTAGTCGTAGTTACTTCCCCAAAAGCCAACTAGAAGAGTCTTTGGTGTCACAAATAGAAGCCTTTGTAGCTCAGCACTATTTAATAGGTACCGGTGCAGTAGATATGCCAAGGGAGATTATTACCAACATCCCCCTAGATGAGGCTAGCTTGCTAGCCGCTGGGCTCAGTGAGCAGGCTGGTAGACAGGTAAGTATTAGCCATAATGTCCGCAGTCATCGCGCAAAATGGTTGAGTTTGGCTATTACCGCTGCCGAGCAGAATTTGGCAAATCGACTTGCGTCTTCTGCCAGCTCCTTAAAGCGATTTAAGGCCTTGCAAGACGCATTGGGCTTAGAAAATAAGCCTGAACGCATGGAGTGTTTCGACATTAGCCATAGCAGCGGTGAGGCAACGGTGGCTTCCTGTGTGGTGTTTGATGGCAATGGGCCGTTAAAATCAGATTATCGCAAAATGAATATCGACGGTATTGCGGCAGGTGATGATTATGCGGCCATGCATCAGGCGCTGAGTCGGCGATATAAGCGAGTGAAGGCTGGTGACATAGTGATGCCTGACATCTTGTTTATCGACGGTGGCAAAGGGCAATTAACTCAGGCCAAACAAGTGATGGACGAGTTAGGTATAGATGGGCTACTTATGGTGGGGGTTGCCAAGGGCTCGGATCGCCGCGCTGGTTTAGAAGTGTTGATTCGAGGTGATACTGGACAAGAAATCAGCCTGCCCGATAATAGCCCTGCATTACATCTTGTGCAGCATATCCGTGACGAATCACACCGTTTTGCGATTACAGGTCATAAAGCACGAAGAGATAAAGCGCGTCGCCAATCCACCTTAGAATCAATACCAGGAGTAGGCGCTAAACGCCGGCGTGAATTATTACGGCATTTTGGTGGCCTTCAAGGGGTGCGACAGGCTAGTGTTGAGGATTTGCGACGAGTGTCAGGTATTAGCGAGAAAATTGCACAACAAATACACGAAGGCCTGCGCAGCGCCTAA
- the pgsA gene encoding CDP-diacylglycerol--glycerol-3-phosphate 3-phosphatidyltransferase has protein sequence MNIPNSLTLFRIVLIPVLVALFYWPLAHTYFLTAAVFAIAAVTDWLDGYLARKLSQTTPLGAFLDPVADKLMVAVALALLIERYDAAWFTIPAVIIIGREIVISALREWMAELGKRTSVAVSYIGKVKTAMQMIAIFGWLLVSPNSEGMLYYASIICLYTAAVLTLWSMVIYLHAAWPDLRDTAGN, from the coding sequence ATGAATATACCCAACTCACTGACACTTTTCCGGATTGTACTTATTCCGGTTTTGGTGGCGTTATTTTACTGGCCCTTAGCGCATACGTATTTTTTGACGGCGGCGGTATTTGCAATCGCTGCCGTTACGGATTGGTTAGATGGGTATTTGGCCAGAAAATTAAGCCAGACAACCCCGCTGGGTGCGTTTCTTGATCCTGTTGCCGATAAATTAATGGTCGCGGTGGCGTTGGCGTTACTGATTGAGCGCTATGACGCTGCTTGGTTTACCATCCCTGCAGTCATTATTATTGGCAGAGAAATTGTGATTTCTGCATTGCGTGAATGGATGGCGGAACTTGGTAAACGCACCAGTGTGGCCGTGTCTTACATTGGTAAGGTCAAAACCGCGATGCAAATGATCGCTATTTTTGGGTGGCTCCTAGTCTCACCCAATAGCGAAGGTATGTTGTATTACGCAAGTATTATTTGTTTATACACAGCGGCGGTGCTCACATTATGGTCAATGGTGATTTATCTTCATGCGGCGTGGCCAGATTTACGTGATACAGCCGGTAATTAG